Proteins encoded within one genomic window of Formosa agariphila KMM 3901:
- the pdxH gene encoding pyridoxamine 5'-phosphate oxidase, translating into MEEQDLSNYRKVYEKRELLTEDTPENPLELFRSWFLEVDQHFLEDETNAMTVSTIGLDGFPKSRVVLLKRYTYEGFIFYTNYESEKGKAILANPNVCLSFFWPKAERQIIIKGKAEKIPANMSDGYFESRPRGSQLGAIVSQQSEVVDSRDVLDLNLKALEESFVGKEIPRPEYWGGFIVRPVELEFWQGRPNRLHDRIRYKLQDNYDWKKERLSP; encoded by the coding sequence ATGGAAGAACAAGATTTAAGTAATTATAGAAAAGTTTACGAAAAAAGAGAGCTACTTACCGAAGATACTCCAGAGAATCCGTTAGAGTTATTTAGAAGTTGGTTTTTAGAAGTCGACCAACACTTTCTTGAAGATGAAACCAATGCTATGACGGTTTCAACCATAGGCTTAGATGGTTTTCCAAAGAGTAGGGTGGTGTTGTTAAAACGGTATACTTACGAAGGTTTTATTTTTTACACCAATTACGAAAGTGAAAAAGGAAAAGCTATTCTTGCTAATCCTAATGTGTGTTTGTCATTTTTCTGGCCAAAAGCTGAACGCCAAATTATTATAAAAGGGAAAGCAGAAAAAATTCCTGCGAACATGAGCGATGGTTATTTCGAATCTCGCCCTAGAGGAAGTCAATTAGGTGCTATTGTATCGCAACAGAGTGAAGTTGTAGATAGTCGCGATGTTTTAGATCTGAATTTAAAAGCCTTAGAAGAATCTTTTGTTGGTAAAGAAATTCCGAGACCAGAGTATTGGGGCGGATTTATAGTTAGACCAGTAGAATTAGAATTTTGGCAAGGCAGACCAAACCGTTTACACGATCGTATTCGATACAAACTTCAAGATAATTACGACTGGAAAAAGGAGCGTTTATCCCCTTGA
- a CDS encoding ribonuclease Z, whose translation MELTILGCHSATPRISAHQTSQVLEIKNHVFLIDCGEGTQVQLRKYKVKFNRIKHIFISHLHGDHYFGLIGLISTFRLLTRETDLNVYGPKGLEEVIRLQMKLGGSWTNFNLIFHELSSKESELIYEDETVEVHTIPLKHRVYTNGFLFKEKAGERKLDMNAILNDDIDVAYYRKLKQGGDVINEKGDLIKNETVTTAPVKPKSYAFCSDTVYNETIVPIIKDVDMLYHESTFLEKHEKNAFPTKHCTAKQAASIAKQAQAKQLILGHFSTRYDDLNEFITEAQEIYEPVSLAGAGKVFKI comes from the coding sequence ATGGAATTAACTATTCTAGGTTGTCATAGTGCAACACCACGAATTTCAGCACACCAAACATCTCAGGTTTTAGAAATTAAGAATCATGTATTTTTAATTGATTGTGGAGAAGGCACACAAGTACAACTTAGAAAATATAAGGTTAAATTTAACCGCATTAAACATATCTTCATATCGCATCTTCATGGTGATCATTATTTCGGATTAATTGGGTTAATATCAACATTTAGATTGTTAACTCGAGAAACCGATTTAAATGTTTACGGTCCAAAAGGACTCGAAGAAGTCATTAGGCTTCAAATGAAATTAGGAGGCTCTTGGACAAACTTCAACTTAATTTTTCATGAATTAAGCTCTAAAGAGTCAGAATTAATTTATGAAGATGAAACGGTAGAAGTACATACAATTCCGCTTAAACACCGCGTCTACACAAATGGGTTTTTGTTTAAAGAAAAAGCAGGAGAACGTAAGTTAGACATGAATGCAATTTTAAACGACGACATTGATGTTGCCTATTACCGAAAATTAAAACAAGGTGGAGATGTTATCAATGAAAAAGGAGATTTAATAAAAAACGAAACTGTAACTACTGCTCCTGTAAAACCAAAAAGTTACGCATTTTGTAGCGATACGGTTTATAACGAAACTATAGTGCCTATTATTAAAGATGTAGATATGTTATATCACGAATCTACTTTTTTAGAAAAACACGAAAAAAATGCATTTCCTACTAAGCATTGTACGGCTAAGCAAGCAGCAAGTATAGCCAAACAAGCACAAGCTAAACAACTTATTTTAGGGCATTTTTCTACGCGCTACGACGATTTAAATGAATTTATTACCGAAGCTCAAGAAATTTACGAACCCGTATCGTTAGCTGGGGCAGGTAAAGTATTTAAAATATAA
- a CDS encoding aspartate carbamoyltransferase catalytic subunit, whose translation MSELSVNHLLGIKYLNKEDIQLIFETADHFKEVINRPIKKVPSLRDITIANLFFENSTRTKLSFELAEKRLSADVINFSAGQSSVKKGETLIDTVNNILSMKVDMVVMRHPNPGAGVFLSKHVNASIVNAGDGAHEHPTQALLDSYSIRERLGEVKGKNVVIVGDILHSRVALSNIYALQLQGAKVMVCGPKTLIPKYIDKLGVKVETNLRKALEWCDVANMLRVQNERMDISYFPSTREYTQQFGVNKAMLDSLDKEITIMHPGPINRGVEITSDVADSKQAIILDQVQNGVAIRMAVIYLLASKIKQ comes from the coding sequence ATGAGCGAATTAAGTGTAAATCACTTACTAGGTATTAAATATCTTAATAAAGAAGATATTCAGTTAATTTTTGAAACTGCCGATCATTTTAAAGAAGTTATCAATAGGCCCATTAAAAAAGTGCCTTCACTTCGAGATATTACCATTGCCAATCTATTTTTCGAAAATTCTACACGAACGAAATTATCTTTCGAATTAGCCGAAAAACGATTATCTGCAGATGTTATTAATTTTTCAGCAGGACAATCTTCAGTTAAAAAAGGTGAAACTTTAATCGATACGGTAAACAACATTTTATCTATGAAAGTAGATATGGTTGTTATGCGTCATCCAAATCCTGGAGCCGGTGTATTTCTATCTAAACACGTTAACGCAAGTATTGTTAATGCGGGCGATGGTGCGCACGAACATCCAACACAAGCGTTATTAGATTCGTATTCTATTCGCGAACGTTTAGGTGAAGTGAAAGGTAAAAATGTGGTTATTGTAGGCGATATACTTCATAGTAGAGTAGCACTTTCAAATATATATGCATTACAACTTCAAGGTGCTAAAGTTATGGTTTGCGGACCAAAAACATTAATTCCTAAGTATATAGATAAACTTGGAGTAAAGGTTGAAACAAATTTACGTAAAGCATTAGAATGGTGCGATGTAGCTAATATGCTTCGTGTACAAAACGAACGTATGGATATTAGTTATTTTCCATCAACTAGAGAATATACGCAGCAATTTGGAGTCAATAAAGCCATGCTAGATAGTCTAGATAAAGAGATTACCATTATGCATCCTGGACCTATAAATCGAGGTGTAGAAATTACGAGCGATGTCGCCGATTCTAAACAAGCCATCATTTTAGATCAGGTACAAAATGGAGTAGCAATTAGGATGGCTGTAATATATTTATTAGCTTCAAAAATAAAACAATAA
- the pyrR gene encoding bifunctional pyr operon transcriptional regulator/uracil phosphoribosyltransferase PyrR, translating to MSQKVLLNATEVNIILHRLACQLIEKHNDFSNTVLVGLQPRGKYLAQRIAKILKEEYKIKDLKLGLLDITFYRDDFRRSDKPLEANTTEINFVVENKNVVFIDDVLYTGRSIRAALTAIQSFGRPEEIELLTLIDRRFSRHLPIQPNYRGRQVDAINKEKVIVQWQEQGEEDAVYLINN from the coding sequence ATGAGTCAAAAAGTATTACTTAATGCAACAGAGGTAAATATCATTCTTCATCGATTGGCTTGTCAACTTATTGAAAAACATAACGATTTTTCAAATACCGTTTTGGTTGGATTACAGCCCAGAGGGAAATATTTAGCACAACGGATAGCCAAAATTCTAAAAGAAGAGTATAAAATTAAAGACCTTAAATTGGGACTTTTAGATATTACGTTTTATCGTGATGATTTTAGAAGAAGCGACAAACCTCTGGAAGCCAATACCACTGAAATTAATTTTGTAGTAGAAAATAAAAATGTCGTTTTTATAGACGACGTTTTATATACAGGACGTAGTATTCGTGCTGCGCTTACTGCAATTCAATCTTTTGGAAGACCGGAAGAAATAGAATTACTAACGTTGATAGATAGACGTTTTAGCAGACATTTACCTATACAGCCCAATTATCGTGGCCGACAAGTAGATGCAATTAACAAGGAAAAAGTAATAGTACAATGGCAGGAACAAGGTGAGGAGGATGCTGTGTACTTAATAAATAATTAG
- the rpsA gene encoding 30S ribosomal protein S1, with the protein MAEKAKQAEVEATEAQSVEAPKVSEAQANPEKFLADFNWHNYQEGIDEVEDSQLKEFEKLVAENFVDTLNDEVVEGTVVHISDRDAIIDINAKSEGVISLNEFRYNPNLAVGDKVEVLIDVREDATGQLVLSHRKARVIKAWDRVNNAHDTGEIVNGFVKCRTKGGMIVDVFGIEAFLPGSQIDVKPIRDYDQYVNKTMEFKVVKINHEFKNVVVSHKALIEADIEEQKKEIIGQLEKGQVLEGVVKNITSYGVFIDLGGVDGLIHITDLSWSRINHPNEIVELDQKLNVVILDFDEDKSRIQLGLKQLSKHPWDALGEEVKVGDKVKGKVVVIADYGAFIEVAEGVEGLVHVSEMSWSTHLRSAQDFVSVGDEVEAVILTLDREERKMSLGIKQLTPDPWTDITTKYPLSSTHTGIVRNFTNFGVFVELEEGIDGLIYISDLSWTKKIKHPSEFCAVGDKLEVVVLELDVEGRKLSLGHKQTTPNPWDKYETEFAVGTVHTAAIAEVVDKGATIDFNEDIVAFVPSRHLEQEDGKKLGKGDSAEFKIIEFNKEFKRVVASHTAIFKEEEIANVKAAVKKQTAQASEAKPTLGDANDALQALKDKMEGK; encoded by the coding sequence ATGGCTGAAAAAGCAAAACAAGCTGAAGTTGAAGCAACTGAAGCACAATCTGTAGAAGCTCCAAAAGTATCTGAAGCTCAAGCAAACCCTGAAAAATTCTTAGCAGACTTTAACTGGCACAACTACCAAGAAGGTATTGATGAAGTTGAAGATTCTCAATTAAAAGAATTTGAAAAATTAGTAGCAGAAAATTTCGTTGACACATTAAACGACGAAGTAGTAGAAGGAACTGTAGTACATATTTCTGACCGTGATGCTATTATTGACATTAACGCTAAATCTGAAGGTGTAATTTCGTTAAACGAATTTCGTTACAACCCTAACTTAGCAGTTGGTGACAAAGTAGAAGTATTAATTGATGTTCGTGAAGACGCAACTGGTCAATTAGTATTATCTCACAGAAAAGCTCGTGTAATTAAAGCATGGGATCGCGTAAATAATGCTCATGATACTGGTGAAATCGTTAACGGTTTTGTTAAGTGTAGAACTAAGGGTGGTATGATCGTTGACGTATTTGGTATTGAAGCATTCTTACCAGGTTCTCAAATCGATGTTAAGCCAATTAGAGATTACGATCAGTATGTAAACAAAACAATGGAATTCAAAGTTGTGAAAATCAACCACGAATTTAAAAACGTTGTTGTGTCTCATAAAGCGCTTATTGAAGCTGATATTGAAGAACAGAAAAAAGAAATTATTGGTCAATTAGAAAAAGGTCAAGTATTAGAAGGTGTTGTTAAAAACATTACTTCTTACGGTGTATTCATCGACCTTGGTGGCGTAGACGGATTAATTCACATTACAGATCTTTCTTGGTCTAGAATTAATCACCCTAACGAAATCGTTGAGTTAGATCAAAAATTAAACGTTGTTATTCTTGACTTCGATGAAGATAAATCAAGAATCCAATTAGGTCTTAAGCAATTATCTAAGCACCCATGGGATGCTTTAGGTGAAGAAGTTAAAGTTGGAGACAAAGTTAAAGGTAAAGTTGTTGTAATCGCAGATTACGGTGCATTTATCGAAGTTGCAGAAGGTGTTGAAGGTTTAGTTCACGTTTCTGAAATGTCTTGGTCTACGCACTTACGTTCAGCTCAAGATTTCGTATCTGTTGGAGACGAAGTTGAAGCAGTTATCTTAACTTTAGATAGAGAAGAGCGTAAAATGTCTCTTGGAATTAAGCAATTAACTCCAGATCCATGGACAGATATTACTACTAAATACCCGTTAAGCTCTACGCATACAGGTATTGTACGTAACTTCACAAACTTTGGTGTATTTGTTGAATTAGAAGAAGGTATCGATGGATTAATTTACATCTCTGATTTATCTTGGACTAAGAAAATCAAACACCCATCTGAGTTCTGTGCTGTTGGAGACAAATTAGAAGTTGTTGTACTTGAGTTAGATGTTGAAGGACGTAAATTATCTTTAGGTCACAAACAAACTACTCCTAATCCTTGGGATAAGTATGAAACTGAATTCGCTGTAGGAACTGTTCACACTGCTGCTATTGCAGAAGTTGTAGATAAAGGTGCTACAATCGACTTTAACGAAGATATCGTTGCTTTTGTTCCTTCTCGTCACTTAGAGCAGGAAGATGGTAAGAAACTTGGTAAAGGAGATTCTGCTGAATTCAAAATCATTGAATTTAACAAAGAATTTAAAAGAGTAGTTGCTTCGCATACTGCTATTTTTAAAGAAGAAGAGATTGCAAATGTAAAAGCTGCTGTTAAAAAACAAACAGCTCAAGCTTCTGAAGCTAAACCAACTTTAGGTGATGCTAACGATGCTTTACAAGCTCTTAAAGACAAAATGGAAGGAAAATAA
- a CDS encoding LysM peptidoglycan-binding domain-containing protein — protein sequence MAVKAKYQDVLDLGESLNIQDGNVTEENGVLKVKGTAQTQYEKNIMWDKIKAIGGENPTDILANITVADTSVFHRHTVKSGDTLGKIAKQYYGEASKYKEIFEANTDILKNPDVIHPDQVLVIPNL from the coding sequence ATGGCAGTAAAAGCAAAATATCAAGACGTACTTGATTTAGGAGAATCACTTAATATTCAAGACGGAAATGTAACTGAAGAAAATGGCGTATTAAAAGTTAAAGGTACAGCGCAAACTCAGTACGAAAAAAATATAATGTGGGATAAAATTAAAGCTATTGGAGGTGAAAACCCAACCGATATCTTAGCGAACATAACTGTGGCAGACACTAGCGTTTTTCATAGACATACTGTAAAGAGCGGAGATACTTTAGGAAAAATAGCTAAACAATATTATGGTGAAGCTTCTAAATACAAAGAGATTTTTGAAGCAAATACTGATATTCTTAAGAATCCAGATGTCATTCACCCAGATCAAGTATTAGTTATTCCTAACTTATAA
- the cmk gene encoding (d)CMP kinase, translating to MKDITIAIDGFSSTGKSTIAKLLAKALGYVYVDSGAMYRAITFFAMKKGLITTEYFDREALISALPNAHVSFKFNSDLGFAEVYLNDENIEKNIRTLEVSNLVSIVAAVPEVRAQLVKIQKAIGKHKAVVMDGRDIGTVVFPDAELKIFMTASAETRALRRYNEIKNNGEDITLEAILENVQKRDHLDSTRKDSPLLKAEDAIEVDNSNVTIEEQFQNILKLVNSVLNA from the coding sequence GATATTACCATTGCTATCGACGGATTTTCATCGACAGGAAAAAGCACAATTGCTAAATTATTAGCCAAAGCGTTAGGTTACGTGTATGTAGATTCTGGTGCTATGTATCGTGCTATCACTTTTTTCGCCATGAAAAAAGGACTGATTACTACAGAATATTTTGATAGAGAAGCTTTAATATCTGCTTTACCAAATGCACATGTATCCTTTAAATTTAATAGCGACTTGGGGTTTGCTGAAGTGTATTTAAACGATGAAAATATTGAAAAGAACATCCGTACATTAGAAGTTTCTAATTTAGTGAGTATTGTTGCTGCAGTTCCAGAAGTGAGAGCACAATTGGTTAAAATACAAAAAGCAATAGGAAAACATAAAGCTGTAGTTATGGATGGCCGTGATATTGGCACGGTAGTGTTTCCGGATGCCGAACTTAAAATATTTATGACTGCTTCCGCAGAAACACGTGCCTTAAGACGTTATAACGAAATTAAAAATAATGGCGAAGATATAACTTTAGAAGCAATACTTGAAAATGTGCAAAAACGAGACCATTTAGATAGCACACGAAAAGACTCTCCTTTATTAAAAGCAGAAGATGCAATTGAAGTCGATAACTCTAATGTTACTATCGAAGAGCAATTTCAGAATATACTAAAACTTGTAAATTCAGTTTTAAACGCATAA